Proteins co-encoded in one Solea senegalensis isolate Sse05_10M linkage group LG8, IFAPA_SoseM_1, whole genome shotgun sequence genomic window:
- the bmp16 gene encoding bone morphogenetic protein 16: protein MFPANLLLLMVLLLPQASSGRQGGDTSEINHGRVSPTSSSLSQAPAAASLLDPSLAQTIQSLLLSRLGLQSQPDPRPGVPVPRYLLDLYRFHQQQYHLLEDPSFSFPSQHIQQANTVRSFHHSEHLGDRPIPDDHKRVHIFFNISSIPQDERVLSAELRLLRSNRASLSPEPHRINLYLSEHHEDPKPTLMETRLLTSGLHSHKESDFWEAFTLSAELLHEALARSGSLGFLLEVQPENSTSLPLDQNLSSAASEEEAEKHKEGHLRVCRSVDQDEHSWAQERPLLVTYSHDGRGEPLVKHGRRTSSGGQRMRGRNGTKEKPRSRSKGHSRDQSWLRAKKTAPGWGSNKDGVVWSDKGRVKRNGGRAAKLKRLSRNRCRRHPLYVDFNDVGWHKWIIAPSGYDAFFCLGECRFPLADHMNSSSHAMVQTLVNSVNGAVPRACCVPTSLSAIALLYLDPQDRVVLKNYQDMVVEGCGCR, encoded by the exons ATGTTCCCTGCTAACCTCCTGCTCCTCATGGTCCTGCTGCTACCTCAAGCCTCGTCTGGTCGCCAAGGTGGAGACACCAGCGAGATCAACCATGGCAGAGTATCCCCCACATCTTCCTCCTTGTCGCAGGCACCGGCCGCTGCTTCACTGCTGGATCCAAGTCTGGCTCAGACCATCCAGAGTCTCCTCCTGAGCCGACTGGGCCTGCAGTCACAGCCTGACCCTCGGCCCGGAGTGCCAGTGCCTCGGTATCTCCTGGATCTTTACCGCTTCCACCAGCAACAGTACCATCTATTAGAAGACCCTTCATTTAGTTTCCCAAGCCAGCACATTCAGCAGGCCAACACTGTACGCAGCTTTCACCACAGTG AGCATCTTGGAGACAGGCCCATACCAGATGATCACAAGAGGGTtcacattttcttcaatatttcCTCCATCCCTCAGGATGAGAGAGTGCTCTCCGCTGAGCTTCGCCTCCTCCGCAGTAATAGAGCCTCCCTGAGCCCCGAGCCCCACAGAATAAACCTATACCTCTCTGAGCACCATGAGGACCCAAAGCCAACTCTTATGGAGACAAGGTTGCTCACCTCTGGCCTCCATAGCCATAAAGAAAGTGATTTCTGGGAGGCGTTTACCTTAAGTGCAGAGCTCCTCCATGAGGCCCTTGCTAGGAGTGGTAGCCTTGGCTTTCTGCTGGAGGTCCAACCTGAGAACAGTACCTCCTTACCGCTTGACCAGAACCTCTCCTCTGCTGCcagtgaggaggaggcagagaaacacaaagagggTCACTTGAGGGTATGCAGGTCTGTTGATCAGGATGAGCATAGCTGGGCTCAGGAGAGACCACTCTTGGTGACTTACAGCCACGATGGGCGTGGAGAACCTTTAGTCAAACATGGCAGGAGGACCTCAAGTGGTGGCCAGAGGATGAGAGGGAGAAATGGGACAAAAGAGAAACCTAGGAGCAGAAGCAAGGGCCACAGTAGGGACCAGTCCTGGTTGAGGGCTAAAAAGACAGCACCAGGTTGGGGGAGTAATAAAGATGGGGTGGTTTGGAGCGACAAAGGAAGGGTGAAAAGGAACGGCGGCCGTGCTGCGAAACTGAAGCGCCTTTCCCGCAATAGATGCCGCCGTCATCCTTTATATGTAGATTTCAACGATGTGGGCTGGCACAAGTGGATCATTGCGCCCAGCGGTTATGATGCCTTCTTCTGCCTGGGAGAGTGTCGCTTCCCTCTGGCCGACCACATGAACTCCTCAAGCCACGCCATGGTGCAAACTCTGGTGAACTCGGTGAATGGAGCGGTGCCTCGGGCCTGCTGCGTCCCCACCTCCCTCAGTGCCATTGCCCTGCTCTACTTGGACCCTCAAGACCGAGTGGTGCTGAAGAATTACCAGGACATGGTGGTGGAGGGCTGTGGCTGCCGGTAG